The nucleotide sequence TGGGCCGAAACACGCCGGCGCCGAAGCGATCGAGATCGTATTTCGAAGCGCCCACCGCCATCATTTCGATGGCGCAGCAGGCCAGGCCAAACGTCATCGGCCACACGGACGATAAACGCGCCCAATTCAAAAGGGAATCAACAGAAGTGACGATCACATTGTCGCCATAGCGGCCTTCTTCGAGAAAACGCTTTTCTTTATCGAGAAAAGGCGGCATCGGTCGGCTCATACGTTCCTCCGCTCTGCGAGATAATTTAAGTTGTTTCCACCAAATCCGTCCGTGAGGTATAATGCTCTTTCTTCGGCTCGAAACTCAACAGCATCTCTTTGGTGAGCAACATGCCGTTGCGGCCGTACGAGGCGAACTCAAGAATACCGGTGTCCATGCGAATGGCATCCTCGGGGCAGGCTTCCACACAGTAACCGCAAAACACACATTTGCCGAGATCGATATCGAATTGCCGGGGCACTTTTTCAATCTGCTTTTCCGGGCGTTCACCGGCGACGATGTAGATGCATTTTGCCGGGCAAACCGTCTCGCATATCATGCACGCAACGCAACGTGGCGAACCATCCTCGCGCTTGGTGAGACGGTGCAGCGTGCGCAAACGCGGCCAAATCGGGCGGCGCACTTCGGGATATTGAAAAGTCACCGCGCCCTTCCATTCGCGTTTGACGCCGATACTCGCCAAGAAGAAATGCCAGAGATTGAAAAAGAAATGCCGCATCGTGAGCACGAGTCCGTCCCAAACGCGCGGCAGATAAGTTTTTTCCCAAAAAGTTAGCGGTTTATATTTGTCGTGAACGTTCATAGTGCCGTTACAGGATTTGCGTTGCTGGTTTTGGATTACTCAGAGCCGGTTGCTGTCCCGCGTGGTTTGCTCATTTGAAAGGTTAGGAGGCCAGCAACCAGGAACATCTTTTATAAAAACACAATCACTGCCGCCGTTACAAAAACATTGATAAGCGCCAAAGGCAGCAGGATTTTCCAGCCGATGAACATGATTTGATCATAACGGAAACGCGGCAGCGTCCAGCGAATCAACATCATGAACCAAAGCAAGATAGCGACTTTAATCGAAAAGGCCAAAAACTGCAAGAGGGTTACCACCGGATTCGACAAGGCCAGCGTCCCGCCCCAGGG is from Cytophagia bacterium CHB2 and encodes:
- a CDS encoding NADH-quinone oxidoreductase subunit I; translated protein: MNVHDKYKPLTFWEKTYLPRVWDGLVLTMRHFFFNLWHFFLASIGVKREWKGAVTFQYPEVRRPIWPRLRTLHRLTKREDGSPRCVACMICETVCPAKCIYIVAGERPEKQIEKVPRQFDIDLGKCVFCGYCVEACPEDAIRMDTGILEFASYGRNGMLLTKEMLLSFEPKKEHYTSRTDLVETT